Part of the Enterobacter pseudoroggenkampii genome, CAGGCCACTCAACGAAGAGGTGAGTGAAGTGCTGGCCGAACGCGATGCGTTATACCGCGAAGCGGCTCACCACGTGGTGGATGCGTCAGCCACTCCCGAAGACGTTGTGATTCAGATTATTACCGCCCTGCGTTTGGCGTGTGCCAGCTAAGCGGCGTCTATACTTATAGCTCAGACATAAAAAAAGGATGAGCTATGCCAACCAGACCTCCCTATCCGCGTGAAGCGCGCATTGTTACCGTTGAAAAAGGCCATACGGGTCATACCGTGACCTGGTATCAACTGCGTGCGGATCACCCAAAACCGGACTCGCTGATCAGTGAACACGAGACTGAGCAGGAAGCGCTGGATGCGAAACGGCGCTATGAAGATCCCGACATAACCTGAATGTTTTCCTAAACGCTCCAGGATCGTGCCTGAATCACACTTTTTACTCATCGGGAAAGTTAAGCAGGAGTTAATATTTAGTTATTACAAGTAACTCCGGTATCGGCAGGCGATCTTTACATTTCGATGTCGGGATCACCTGCTACGCTTGGTGCTGTTTTGTTGAAAAAATGAACTGTGCAGCGTAGTGAGCCTGTACCTGTGTACACGATGTTGGAGTAATGGAAGGCGATAAAAATGAAGGCAACGTTGGCGATCCTCACCATTGGTGTGGTCCCTGTAAGCGAAGTGTTACCGCTCTT contains:
- the yaiA gene encoding protein YaiA, with product MPTRPPYPREARIVTVEKGHTGHTVTWYQLRADHPKPDSLISEHETEQEALDAKRRYEDPDIT